From one Amycolatopsis sp. FDAARGOS 1241 genomic stretch:
- a CDS encoding MmpS family transport accessory protein: protein MGVPATTPPAPRPGRLKPLGSVVVVVGVVAVALAVAAYVMPKAAPGAGDPAAPAPAPAPAEVAPAEPAAVQDVTRTIVYSLFGAAGARNLTYVGADSGLEQQAAVTTPWSVTVTRTAPASEAEFASLAAQSAAAGDLTCRITVDGAVVAEKSVSREGAQLSCSA, encoded by the coding sequence ATGGGTGTTCCTGCCACGACTCCGCCGGCACCGCGGCCGGGCCGGCTCAAGCCGCTCGGCAGTGTGGTGGTCGTGGTCGGCGTCGTCGCCGTCGCGCTCGCGGTGGCCGCGTACGTCATGCCCAAGGCGGCCCCCGGGGCCGGTGACCCTGCCGCACCGGCCCCGGCCCCGGCCCCGGCCGAGGTCGCGCCCGCCGAGCCCGCGGCCGTCCAGGACGTCACCCGCACCATCGTCTACTCGCTCTTCGGCGCCGCGGGCGCCCGCAATCTCACCTACGTCGGCGCCGACTCGGGGCTCGAACAGCAGGCCGCGGTCACGACCCCGTGGTCGGTGACGGTCACGCGCACCGCGCCCGCGAGCGAGGCCGAGTTCGCCAGCCTGGCCGCCCAGAGCGCCGCCGCCGGCGACCTGACCTGCCGCATCACCGTGGACGGCGCGGTGGTCGCGGAGAAGTCGGTCTCGCGGGAGGGCGCGCAGCTCAGCTGCAGCGCCTGA
- a CDS encoding LacI family DNA-binding transcriptional regulator has translation MATISDVAARAGVSTATVSRALNGKSTVDPELAARVLVAAEELGYHPNGLARNLRRQETAVLALIISDVENPFFTAIARGVEDLAQVSGYSVVLCNSDENEDKERRYIDVALQERVAGVVLSPTGRSTNVDRLRRQGTPVVAVDRPLTGPDGDQVLVDTRRGARGATRHLIAEGYRRIGCLSGPAGVRTADDRLAGYLDAVGEENAVFRRTGYRAEGARVAAMELLDLPEPPDALLVANSTMTIGVLEALSARRLRPGRDIGIVSFDDAPWTTLIDPPLTVVAQPAYEVGRVAAQLLLARIADSTRHPTTTTLEARLIERQSSRR, from the coding sequence GTGGCCACCATCAGCGACGTCGCCGCGCGCGCCGGCGTCTCCACCGCGACGGTCTCCCGGGCCCTCAACGGCAAGTCCACAGTGGACCCTGAGCTCGCCGCGCGGGTTCTGGTGGCTGCCGAAGAACTCGGCTACCACCCCAACGGCCTGGCCCGGAATCTGCGCCGTCAGGAGACGGCGGTGCTGGCCCTGATCATCTCCGACGTCGAGAACCCGTTCTTCACCGCGATCGCGCGCGGGGTCGAGGACCTCGCGCAGGTTTCCGGGTACTCGGTGGTGCTGTGCAACTCCGACGAGAACGAGGACAAGGAGCGCCGCTACATCGACGTCGCGCTCCAGGAACGCGTCGCCGGCGTCGTGCTCTCGCCCACCGGCCGCTCCACGAACGTCGACCGCCTGCGCCGGCAGGGCACGCCCGTCGTCGCGGTCGACCGGCCGCTCACCGGCCCGGACGGCGACCAGGTCCTCGTCGACACCCGCCGCGGCGCCCGCGGCGCGACCCGCCACCTCATCGCCGAGGGCTACCGGCGCATCGGCTGCCTGTCCGGCCCCGCCGGCGTCCGCACGGCCGACGACCGGCTCGCGGGGTACCTCGACGCCGTCGGCGAGGAGAATGCCGTGTTCCGCCGCACCGGCTACCGCGCCGAAGGGGCGCGCGTGGCCGCCATGGAGCTGCTCGACCTGCCGGAACCACCCGACGCGCTGCTGGTCGCCAACAGCACGATGACCATCGGCGTCCTGGAAGCCCTGTCGGCCCGGCGCCTGCGCCCCGGCCGCGACATCGGCATCGTCTCCTTCGACGACGCTCCCTGGACGACGCTGATCGACCCGCCCCTGACGGTCGTCGCGCAGCCCGCGTACGAAGTCGGCCGCGTCGCCGCGCAACTCCTGCTCGCCCGCATCGCCGACAGTACCCGCCATCCGACGACGACGACCCTGGAAGCGCGGTTGATCGAGCGGCAGAGCTCACGCCGCTAG
- a CDS encoding histidine phosphatase family protein has translation MSTPEQEVEYRQHRFSPPPGATEIFLVRHGESAPARASAPFDLVAGQADPDLAPDGRDHAARVGERLAGERIDALYVTTLRRTVQTAAPLAEKLGLTPTVEPDLREINLGEWENGLFRQHTTEGHPIVDRLWEEQRWEVIPGAESDEAFGRRVRAAITRIAEANPDRRVAVFTHGGVIGEVLAQASRAVDRFAFLGADNGSVSHLVVLGDRWIVRRFNDTAHLAAPLG, from the coding sequence ATGAGCACGCCCGAGCAGGAAGTCGAGTACCGCCAGCACCGTTTCAGCCCACCGCCCGGAGCCACCGAGATCTTCCTGGTGCGCCACGGCGAATCCGCGCCCGCCCGTGCCAGCGCGCCGTTCGACCTCGTCGCCGGCCAGGCCGATCCCGACCTCGCGCCCGACGGCCGCGATCACGCCGCGCGCGTGGGCGAGCGGCTCGCGGGTGAGCGCATCGACGCCCTCTACGTCACCACCCTGCGCCGCACGGTGCAGACGGCCGCGCCGCTCGCGGAGAAACTCGGCCTCACCCCGACCGTCGAGCCGGACCTGCGCGAGATCAACCTCGGCGAGTGGGAGAACGGCCTCTTCCGCCAGCACACGACCGAAGGCCACCCGATCGTCGACCGGCTGTGGGAAGAGCAGCGCTGGGAGGTCATCCCCGGTGCGGAGTCCGACGAGGCGTTCGGCCGGCGCGTGCGCGCGGCGATCACCCGTATCGCGGAGGCGAACCCGGACCGGCGCGTGGCGGTGTTCACCCACGGCGGCGTGATCGGCGAGGTGCTCGCCCAGGCGAGCCGCGCCGTCGACCGCTTCGCGTTCCTGGGCGCCGACAACGGTTCCGTGTCCCACCTCGTGGTGCTCGGCGACCGCTGGATCGTGCGGCGGTTCAACGACACCGCTCACCTGGCCGCGCCGCTCGGCTGA
- a CDS encoding FGGY-family carbohydrate kinase, whose product MDPGLLVGTDIGTSSSKGVLVGADGTILARAGRAHTTSRPRPGWFEHDAEHVWWAGFTALVRELTAVAGDRPLAGLAVSGIGPVLLPADAAGRPLRPAILYGVDTRASAEITELTGELGEESIVERSGSALSSQAVGPKWRWLYRHEPEVAQRAELFLMASSYLALRLTGEYVLDHHSASQCDPMYDLRAGTWAEDWARLVAPRVTLPRLAWPTEVAGTVTAAAAAETGLPQGLPVTCGTVDAWAEAASAGVRAPGDTMVMYGTTMFLIQTVARPRPVPGLWATNGAFPGTYSLAAGMATSGAITDWLRELVGGEFADLVAAAGDVPAGSRGLLMLPYFAGERTPVPDPAARGVLAGLTISHGKADLYRAALEGTAYGVRHNLETMGPAEGRRLVAVGGGTQGRVWTQIVSDVTRADQHVPTETIGAAFGDALLAAIAVGMAPDIGAWNPIAEVVRPDPARADVYDEFYARYRALYPATVDVAHFLAGQQQRAADHEG is encoded by the coding sequence GTGGATCCGGGACTGCTGGTCGGCACCGACATCGGCACCTCAAGCTCCAAGGGCGTGCTCGTCGGTGCGGACGGCACGATACTGGCGCGCGCCGGACGCGCGCACACCACCTCCCGGCCGCGGCCCGGCTGGTTCGAGCACGACGCCGAGCACGTGTGGTGGGCCGGCTTCACCGCGCTGGTCCGCGAGCTCACCGCCGTGGCGGGCGACCGGCCGCTCGCCGGGCTCGCCGTGAGCGGCATCGGGCCCGTGCTGCTGCCCGCCGACGCCGCCGGCCGGCCCCTGCGGCCCGCGATCCTCTACGGCGTCGACACGCGTGCGAGCGCGGAGATCACCGAGCTGACCGGGGAACTCGGCGAAGAGTCCATTGTGGAACGATCCGGCAGCGCGCTGTCCAGCCAGGCGGTCGGACCCAAGTGGCGCTGGCTGTACCGCCACGAACCGGAGGTTGCCCAGCGTGCCGAACTGTTCCTCATGGCGAGCTCGTACCTCGCGCTTCGGCTGACCGGCGAGTACGTGCTCGACCACCACTCGGCGAGCCAGTGCGACCCGATGTACGACCTGCGGGCCGGGACGTGGGCCGAGGATTGGGCGCGCCTCGTGGCTCCTCGCGTCACGCTGCCGCGGCTCGCGTGGCCGACGGAGGTCGCCGGTACCGTGACCGCGGCCGCGGCCGCGGAAACCGGTCTGCCGCAAGGACTTCCCGTCACGTGCGGCACGGTCGACGCCTGGGCCGAAGCCGCGAGCGCGGGCGTGCGGGCGCCCGGTGACACGATGGTCATGTACGGCACCACGATGTTCCTGATCCAGACCGTGGCGCGCCCGCGGCCGGTGCCGGGCCTGTGGGCCACCAACGGCGCGTTCCCGGGCACGTACTCGCTGGCCGCGGGAATGGCGACGTCGGGGGCGATCACCGACTGGCTGCGCGAGCTCGTCGGTGGCGAGTTCGCCGACCTCGTGGCCGCGGCGGGCGACGTGCCGGCCGGGAGCCGCGGGCTGCTGATGCTGCCGTACTTCGCGGGCGAACGGACGCCCGTGCCGGACCCGGCCGCGCGCGGTGTGCTCGCCGGGCTGACGATCTCCCACGGCAAAGCCGACCTCTACCGGGCGGCGCTCGAAGGCACGGCCTACGGCGTGCGCCACAACCTCGAGACGATGGGCCCGGCCGAAGGCCGCCGACTTGTGGCGGTCGGCGGCGGCACGCAGGGTCGCGTGTGGACGCAGATCGTCAGCGACGTGACGCGCGCCGACCAGCACGTGCCGACCGAGACGATCGGCGCGGCGTTCGGCGACGCGCTCCTGGCCGCGATCGCCGTGGGTATGGCACCGGACATCGGCGCCTGGAACCCGATCGCCGAGGTCGTCCGCCCGGATCCGGCGCGCGCCGACGTGTACGACGAGTTCTACGCCCGCTATCGCGCGCTGTACCCGGCGACGGTGGACGTCGCGCACTTCCTGGCCGGACAGCAGCAGCGGGCGGCGGATCACGAGGGGTGA
- a CDS encoding Na+/H+ antiporter produces the protein MITLVHIAAELVALVVTVLLVTVIARRLDWSAPLCLVAVGVAASFVPGLPDYQLDPEVVLIGLLPPLLYSASIQTSLVAFRKLRGPIATLSVGLVVFTALGVGAVAWAVIPGLPLAAAIALGAVVAPPDAVAASVVARRVGMPRKLVRLLEGESLFNDAAALVTLRTAIAALAGAVSMWQVGFDFVLAAIGGIVVGLAIGLLATVLRKRLEEPVTDTALSFVVPFVAYLVAEELHGSGVLAVVVCGLMLGHESPRILSGSTRLASRLNWQTVQFLLENLVFLLIGLQLRGIITEVGKSGLSVGALVGICAAVLGATILTRVLWLLGIGVYKRITARFTTKAKIWPWRYSTVIAWAGMRGVVTLAAAFVLPADTPQRAVLVLAAFTVVAGTLVVQGMTLPTLIRRLRLPRPDPAEDALQEAAVVNDMTNAALARLDEITTPDDPPDVVERLRDRLQYRADSAWEQLGRQSALAETPSDAYRRLRLQLLEVDREQFLLARDNGMADDTVLRRVLAHLDIEESLLDRTEEEAPVVERELSTPAVTARSCKHLAHPWRDVDPSSQDVCAACIAEGTTWVHLRMCLKCGNVACCDSSPRKHATRHFHDERHPVMRSFEPGETWRWCFVDKQLG, from the coding sequence ATGATTACCCTCGTGCACATCGCGGCGGAGTTGGTGGCCCTGGTCGTGACGGTTCTCCTCGTCACGGTCATCGCGCGGCGTCTGGACTGGTCGGCGCCCCTGTGTCTGGTCGCCGTGGGAGTCGCGGCGTCGTTCGTCCCCGGCTTGCCGGACTACCAGCTCGACCCCGAGGTCGTGCTGATCGGGCTGCTGCCCCCACTGCTGTACTCGGCGTCGATCCAGACGTCGCTGGTCGCGTTCCGCAAGCTGCGCGGGCCGATCGCGACGCTGTCGGTGGGCCTGGTCGTGTTCACCGCGCTCGGGGTCGGCGCGGTCGCGTGGGCCGTGATCCCCGGGCTGCCGCTGGCCGCGGCGATCGCGCTCGGCGCGGTGGTCGCGCCGCCGGACGCGGTGGCGGCGAGCGTGGTCGCGCGCCGGGTCGGCATGCCCCGCAAGCTCGTGCGGCTGCTGGAGGGCGAGAGCCTGTTCAACGATGCGGCCGCGCTCGTCACGCTGCGGACCGCCATCGCGGCGCTGGCCGGCGCGGTCAGCATGTGGCAGGTCGGGTTCGACTTCGTGCTCGCCGCGATCGGCGGGATCGTGGTCGGGCTCGCGATCGGCCTGCTCGCGACCGTGTTGCGCAAGCGGCTCGAGGAGCCCGTGACGGACACCGCGCTGTCGTTCGTCGTGCCGTTCGTGGCCTACCTCGTGGCCGAGGAGCTGCACGGTTCCGGGGTGCTCGCCGTGGTCGTCTGCGGGCTCATGCTGGGCCACGAGTCGCCGCGCATCCTCTCGGGCTCGACGCGGCTGGCTTCGCGGCTCAACTGGCAGACCGTGCAGTTCCTGCTCGAGAACCTGGTCTTCCTGCTGATCGGCCTACAGCTGCGCGGGATCATCACGGAGGTCGGCAAGTCCGGGCTGTCGGTGGGGGCGCTCGTGGGCATCTGCGCCGCGGTGCTCGGCGCGACGATCCTCACGCGTGTGCTGTGGCTGCTGGGCATCGGCGTCTACAAACGCATCACCGCCCGCTTCACCACGAAGGCGAAGATCTGGCCGTGGCGCTACTCGACCGTGATCGCGTGGGCGGGGATGCGGGGGGTGGTCACGCTCGCCGCGGCGTTCGTGCTGCCGGCCGACACCCCGCAGCGCGCTGTGCTGGTGCTGGCGGCGTTCACGGTCGTGGCCGGCACGCTCGTGGTGCAGGGCATGACGCTGCCGACCCTCATCCGACGGCTGCGCCTGCCGCGCCCCGACCCCGCCGAGGACGCGCTGCAGGAAGCCGCGGTGGTCAACGACATGACCAACGCCGCGCTCGCGAGGCTCGACGAGATCACCACCCCGGACGACCCGCCGGACGTCGTCGAGCGCCTGCGCGATCGCCTGCAGTACCGCGCCGATTCCGCGTGGGAACAGCTCGGCCGCCAGAGCGCGCTCGCCGAAACCCCGAGCGACGCGTACCGGCGCCTGCGGTTGCAGCTGCTGGAGGTCGACCGCGAGCAGTTCCTGCTGGCCCGCGACAACGGCATGGCCGACGACACGGTGCTGCGGCGCGTGCTGGCGCACCTCGACATCGAGGAGTCACTGCTCGACCGCACCGAGGAGGAAGCGCCGGTCGTGGAGCGGGAGCTGAGCACACCGGCCGTCACGGCGCGCTCGTGCAAGCACCTCGCGCACCCGTGGCGGGACGTCGACCCGAGCTCGCAGGACGTCTGCGCGGCGTGCATCGCGGAAGGCACCACCTGGGTGCACCTGCGCATGTGCCTCAAGTGCGGCAACGTCGCGTGCTGCGACTCGTCGCCGCGCAAGCACGCGACGCGCCACTTCCACGACGAGCGCCACCCCGTGATGCGCAGCTTCGAACCCGGTGAAACGTGGCGCTGGTGCTTCGTGGACAAGCAATTGGGCTGA
- a CDS encoding helix-turn-helix domain-containing protein yields the protein MYSEMTAPEPVRAVVRCLWESVEAGPKRIVPDGCVDLVAGDGEVFVAGPDTGPWSSVSTPGAALRGLRFHPGAAPPVLGVAADELRDRRIPLADLWGHRGALLADAVLGGRRTLADVVREQPAEPDEAVAELLAYLREAPARVGAPASAVGERQLRRRFTVAVGYGPATYLRVLRFQRAIGLARRTPGLAELAARAGYADQAHLSRECRTLTGLTPSAFFS from the coding sequence GTGTACTCGGAGATGACGGCACCCGAGCCGGTGCGCGCCGTCGTCCGCTGCCTGTGGGAGTCGGTCGAGGCGGGCCCGAAGCGGATCGTGCCCGACGGCTGCGTCGACCTCGTCGCGGGAGACGGCGAGGTGTTCGTCGCGGGGCCGGACACCGGGCCGTGGTCGTCGGTCAGCACGCCGGGCGCGGCTCTGCGCGGTCTCCGCTTCCACCCGGGCGCGGCACCGCCCGTCCTCGGCGTGGCTGCCGACGAACTGCGCGACCGCCGCATCCCGCTCGCGGACCTGTGGGGCCACCGCGGCGCGCTCCTCGCCGACGCGGTGCTCGGCGGGCGGCGCACCCTCGCCGACGTCGTGCGCGAGCAGCCCGCCGAACCGGACGAAGCGGTCGCCGAACTGCTGGCTTACCTGCGAGAGGCCCCGGCGCGCGTGGGCGCTCCGGCGTCGGCCGTCGGCGAACGCCAGCTGCGGCGGCGGTTCACGGTGGCCGTCGGCTACGGACCGGCGACCTACCTGCGCGTGCTGCGGTTCCAGCGAGCCATCGGCCTCGCCCGGCGAACGCCCGGGCTGGCCGAGCTCGCCGCGCGCGCCGGGTACGCCGACCAGGCCCACCTCAGCCGCGAGTGCCGCACGCTCACCGGCCTCACGCCAAGCGCGTTCTTCTCCTGA
- a CDS encoding S9 family peptidase, which yields MRPADIEALVVPGHPALRGDLLLTAVTHPDLGSNSNHGSIRRVELGGGGDGTPWTHGPHDAAPAISPDGRWVAFLRTGDGEGPDGKPQVHVMAAAGGEAKRLTKLQLGAAAPVWAPDSRRLAFTARVPEAGRYGTEDADGETPEPTAEAPRRITRFDYRIDDVGFLRDRPKRLFVLDAVGALDAAELPELEPVSPDSYDVGDPVWTPDGERVVVTVPQDWDRVETDYNDLVAFPAGGGEPELLVVCHGHAEQPVFGPDGTLFFYGSSYEDGHREACNTGLYAATIEAGGPVKARRLTDIETVDIESGSGHAVPMDGEVLVAVRNRGAVELRAVPAAADAAALSDLRVLHDGHVVVRGFAADGATVVAVVATPETAGEVVVLDAIGPRVLTDYSKALRDKGLRTVEELTTTAPDGYPVHGWLVLPEGEGPHPVLRVVHGGPFAQQDWAVFDEAQVYAAAGYAVVLGNPRGSAGYGQSHGRAITFGFGTVDVDDVLALLDKALERRDLDSSRVGIMGGSYGGFMTSWVASHHPERFKAAWSERAVNAWDSMLGSSDIGYFFVDAYIGTDPEVLRDRSPLTYAADISIPFAVVHSEQDWRCPLEQAQRMFVALRRAGADAEFLLFPGEGHELSRSGRPRHRVQRFDAVLDWWSRHLA from the coding sequence ATGCGACCAGCCGACATCGAAGCCCTCGTCGTTCCCGGTCACCCCGCACTCCGGGGCGATCTGCTGCTCACCGCGGTCACCCACCCCGACCTCGGCTCCAACTCCAACCACGGCTCGATCCGCCGCGTGGAGCTCGGGGGAGGGGGAGACGGGACGCCATGGACGCACGGCCCGCACGACGCGGCACCGGCGATCTCGCCCGACGGTCGCTGGGTCGCGTTCCTGCGGACCGGCGACGGCGAGGGCCCGGACGGCAAGCCCCAGGTCCACGTGATGGCCGCGGCGGGCGGCGAAGCGAAGCGGCTCACGAAGCTGCAGCTGGGCGCCGCGGCGCCGGTGTGGGCGCCGGACTCGCGGCGGCTCGCGTTCACCGCGCGCGTGCCCGAGGCCGGGCGCTACGGCACCGAGGACGCCGACGGCGAGACGCCGGAGCCGACCGCCGAGGCGCCGCGCCGGATCACGCGCTTCGACTACCGCATCGACGACGTCGGCTTCCTGCGCGACCGGCCCAAGCGGCTGTTCGTGCTCGACGCCGTTGGCGCGCTCGACGCGGCCGAGCTGCCCGAGCTCGAACCCGTCTCACCGGACAGCTACGACGTCGGCGATCCCGTGTGGACACCCGACGGCGAGCGCGTGGTCGTCACCGTGCCCCAGGACTGGGACCGCGTGGAGACCGACTACAACGACCTGGTCGCGTTTCCGGCCGGCGGTGGTGAACCGGAGCTGCTCGTGGTGTGCCACGGCCACGCCGAGCAGCCCGTGTTCGGCCCGGACGGCACGCTGTTCTTCTACGGCTCGTCCTACGAGGACGGACACCGCGAAGCCTGCAACACGGGTCTGTACGCCGCCACGATCGAGGCCGGCGGCCCCGTGAAGGCGCGCCGGCTGACCGACATCGAGACCGTCGACATCGAGAGCGGCTCCGGTCACGCCGTGCCGATGGATGGCGAGGTGCTCGTGGCCGTCCGCAACCGCGGCGCGGTGGAGCTGCGCGCGGTGCCGGCGGCGGCCGACGCCGCCGCGCTCTCGGACCTGCGGGTGCTGCACGACGGCCACGTCGTGGTCCGCGGGTTCGCCGCCGACGGCGCCACGGTCGTCGCGGTGGTCGCGACACCCGAGACGGCCGGCGAGGTGGTGGTACTCGACGCGATTGGCCCGCGCGTGCTCACCGACTACTCGAAGGCGTTGCGCGACAAGGGGTTGCGCACGGTCGAGGAGCTCACCACGACCGCGCCGGACGGCTACCCCGTGCACGGCTGGCTCGTGCTGCCCGAAGGCGAGGGCCCACACCCGGTGCTGCGCGTGGTCCACGGCGGGCCGTTCGCTCAGCAGGACTGGGCGGTGTTCGACGAAGCCCAGGTGTACGCGGCGGCCGGCTACGCCGTGGTGCTCGGCAACCCGCGCGGTTCGGCGGGGTACGGGCAGAGCCACGGCCGCGCGATCACGTTCGGCTTCGGCACGGTCGACGTCGACGACGTGCTCGCGTTGCTCGACAAGGCGCTCGAGCGGCGCGACCTCGACTCGTCGCGCGTCGGCATCATGGGCGGCTCGTACGGCGGCTTCATGACGAGCTGGGTCGCTTCGCACCACCCGGAGCGGTTCAAGGCGGCGTGGAGCGAGCGGGCCGTGAACGCGTGGGACTCGATGCTCGGCAGCTCCGACATCGGCTACTTCTTCGTGGACGCCTACATCGGCACCGACCCGGAGGTGCTGCGCGACCGCAGCCCGCTGACCTACGCCGCGGACATCAGCATCCCGTTCGCCGTCGTTCACTCCGAACAGGACTGGCGCTGCCCGCTGGAGCAGGCGCAGCGGATGTTCGTGGCGTTGCGCCGCGCCGGCGCCGACGCGGAGTTCCTGCTGTTCCCGGGCGAGGGCCACGAGCTGTCGCGCTCGGGCCGGCCGCGTCACCGGGTGCAGCGCTTCGACGCGGTGCTGGACTGGTGGTCGCGGCACCTGGCCTGA
- a CDS encoding DNA-binding protein, producing the protein MSAALENVLAKAGLKADATEFLTLVEDAARRLSPPNPDPSHYFSPDQQAALTDVGLDLTPHGEDEPDFRARTVAAHAVLADSALTVTQAAKALNVDDSRIRHRLKEGRLTGWKDQGWRLPSWQFAGSGVLPGLEVVLRAVPEDQPALVVAAFMNTPQDDLLIGDQPATPRQWLLAGGDPEHVARLVAMLGSPF; encoded by the coding sequence ATGTCAGCCGCGCTGGAGAACGTCCTCGCCAAAGCGGGGCTCAAGGCCGACGCCACCGAGTTCCTCACGCTCGTGGAGGACGCGGCGCGCAGGCTGTCACCGCCGAACCCGGACCCCTCGCACTACTTCTCGCCCGACCAGCAGGCGGCGCTCACGGACGTCGGCCTCGACCTCACCCCCCACGGGGAGGACGAGCCGGACTTCCGCGCGCGCACCGTCGCGGCCCACGCCGTGCTCGCCGATTCCGCGCTCACCGTCACGCAGGCCGCCAAGGCCCTGAACGTCGACGACAGCCGGATCCGCCACCGCCTCAAGGAAGGCCGGCTCACGGGCTGGAAGGACCAGGGCTGGCGGCTGCCGTCGTGGCAGTTCGCCGGGAGCGGTGTGCTGCCCGGCCTCGAGGTGGTGCTGCGCGCGGTCCCCGAGGACCAGCCGGCGCTCGTCGTCGCCGCGTTCATGAACACCCCGCAGGACGACCTGCTGATCGGCGACCAGCCCGCGACGCCGCGCCAGTGGCTTCTCGCCGGCGGCGACCCCGAACACGTGGCGCGCCTCGTCGCCATGCTGGGCTCGCCGTTCTAA
- a CDS encoding RES family NAD+ phosphorylase → MARLPLPPARSVLVNELDRAHDVVAVQPETRLVRIFTAHGNHPQQWNSFRYTGPLPHGRFDQQPPGRGGRPVTDPANGVLYFGLTVRTSVAEVFQTSSTVDRKTRGPRLVVVRPMRTLRLLDLTGLWPTRVGASQEISSGPKKITQAWARAIRTALPDLDGLWYRSSMDSGFPALCLWDPPAGTALPIAPDVLLPLDHPGLDVPLGRVCEELNYTLLN, encoded by the coding sequence ATGGCCCGGCTCCCGCTGCCGCCCGCGCGGTCCGTGCTGGTCAACGAGCTCGATCGCGCCCACGACGTGGTGGCGGTGCAGCCCGAGACCAGGCTGGTCCGCATCTTCACCGCGCACGGAAACCACCCGCAGCAGTGGAACTCGTTCCGCTACACGGGACCGTTGCCTCACGGGCGTTTCGACCAGCAGCCGCCCGGGCGCGGCGGCCGGCCGGTGACCGATCCGGCCAACGGCGTGCTCTATTTCGGGCTGACCGTGCGCACGAGCGTCGCCGAGGTGTTCCAGACCAGTTCGACCGTCGACCGCAAGACGCGCGGGCCGCGGCTCGTCGTCGTGCGCCCGATGCGCACACTGCGGCTGCTCGACCTCACCGGCCTGTGGCCGACGCGGGTGGGCGCGTCGCAGGAGATCTCCAGCGGGCCGAAGAAGATCACGCAGGCGTGGGCGCGGGCCATCCGCACGGCGCTGCCCGACCTCGACGGCCTCTGGTACCGCTCGTCCATGGACTCGGGGTTCCCCGCCCTGTGCCTGTGGGACCCGCCGGCGGGCACCGCGCTGCCGATCGCCCCGGATGTCCTGCTGCCGCTGGATCACCCGGGGCTCGACGTCCCGCTCGGCCGGGTCTGCGAGGAGCTGAACTACACGCTCCTGAACTGA
- a CDS encoding ABC transporter permease, protein MNGAIEFGPALVVVLALLTLAGAAVMRFGELGQGRAVVWAAVRAVGQLALVSLVITVILRSGWLTGLFVLLMFGIAAVTAAARIGVPRRLGWVALALAAGVAPVLALVLLSGVVPPRPITVVPIAGIVIGGTMTATSLAARRALDELVQRHGEYEAALALGFLPRLAALEICRPSAGQALIPALDQTRTVGLVTLPGAYVGLLLGGAGPIQAGVAQALVLIGLLAAEAIAVLTTVQLVAAGFIRRDEQVRRRRVFTWTPRRQPSGAAR, encoded by the coding sequence GTGAACGGTGCGATCGAATTCGGGCCCGCGCTGGTCGTCGTCCTGGCGTTGCTGACGCTGGCGGGCGCCGCGGTGATGAGGTTCGGGGAGCTGGGGCAGGGCCGCGCCGTGGTGTGGGCCGCGGTGCGGGCGGTGGGCCAGCTGGCTCTGGTGTCGCTGGTGATCACGGTGATCCTGCGATCCGGGTGGTTGACCGGGCTGTTCGTGCTGCTGATGTTCGGCATCGCGGCCGTCACGGCGGCGGCGCGGATCGGCGTGCCGCGGCGGCTGGGCTGGGTGGCGCTGGCGCTCGCGGCGGGGGTGGCACCGGTGCTCGCGCTGGTGCTGCTGTCGGGCGTGGTGCCGCCGCGGCCGATCACGGTGGTGCCGATCGCCGGGATCGTGATCGGCGGGACGATGACGGCCACCTCGCTGGCCGCGCGCCGGGCGCTCGACGAGCTGGTGCAGCGCCACGGCGAGTACGAAGCCGCGCTGGCGCTGGGATTCCTGCCGCGGCTGGCGGCGCTCGAGATCTGCCGCCCGTCGGCCGGGCAGGCGCTGATCCCGGCGCTCGACCAGACGCGCACGGTCGGCCTGGTGACGCTGCCGGGTGCCTACGTCGGTCTGCTGCTGGGTGGTGCCGGCCCGATCCAAGCCGGCGTCGCGCAGGCGCTGGTGCTGATCGGGCTGCTGGCGGCGGAAGCGATCGCGGTGCTGACGACCGTCCAGCTCGTCGCGGCGGGGTTCATCCGCCGCGACGAGCAGGTGCGCCGGCGCCGGGTGTTCACGTGGACGCCGAGGCGTCAGCCGAGCGGCGCGGCCAGGTGA